The genomic segment TTTTAAAGTTAGAATCTCAAAAAATGACCAATTTACAAGAATGAGTGTTTTAAAAATAGAGACTATTTTTGATGCTCAAAAAGAGAAAATAAAAATTAAAGCAAAAGAGATAATAGAACCGCCATTAACTATTGCTCTTCCATTTTCAGAAGATGAAAACTCTATTTACAGCCTATTTGATTTAGTAATAAATAATCAAGGTAAAAGAGAATTAAAAGTAATAATAAAATCAAAATTAGCAGACTTAGAGCTTGAAAGTGGTATAAAAGTATCAAATGCAGTTGAAAAACTAATTCACAATATAAAAGGAGCATATATAATAGATGATGAAAATTCTTCTAACAAATGATGATGGATACGATGCAGTTGGTCTAAAAGCTTTGATAAAAGCTTTAACACCAATAGCAAAAGTTATGGTAGTTGCACCTGCAAAAAATAAATCAGCATGTGGTCACTCTTTAACCTTGGATAAGCCATTAAGACTTATAAGTGTTGATGATGAGTACTATAAAATAGATGATGCAACACCAACAGATTGTATATACCTATCTTTAGGGCATCTTTTTAAAAATGGTTACCGACCTGATTTAGTAATAAGTGGTATAAATATCGGTGCAAATATGGGAGAAGATATCACATATAGTGGAACAGCAAGTGCCGCAATGGAAGCTGTAATTCATGGAGTTCCAGCAATTGCTGTATCACAAGTTTGTGAAGATATGTGTAGAAGTATTGTTGTTGATTGGAACTTTGAACTAGCTTGTAAGGTAATTTTAGAACTTGTAACTAGAATAGAAAATGGCTCTTTTCCACTAGCTGAAAGAAAGTTTTTAAATGTTAATATTCCACCTTTAAAAACAAAAGATTGTAAAGGTGTAAAAATCACAAAGGCTGGATATAGAGTGTATGGAAATGATGCACATAGACATACAAATCCAAGGGGTGAAGAGTACTACTGGATTGGACTTCATCCATTAAGCTGGAAACCTAGTCTTGATAACTCTTGTGATTTTGAAGCTATAAAAAATGGCTATGTATCAATAAGCCCAATAATGTTAGATATGACATCACATAGCGATATAAAAAATTTAGAAAATTGGCTAGAAAACTAAAAAGAAAAAATTAAAAAA from the Aliarcobacter cryaerophilus ATCC 43158 genome contains:
- the surE gene encoding 5'/3'-nucleotidase SurE, coding for MMKILLTNDDGYDAVGLKALIKALTPIAKVMVVAPAKNKSACGHSLTLDKPLRLISVDDEYYKIDDATPTDCIYLSLGHLFKNGYRPDLVISGINIGANMGEDITYSGTASAAMEAVIHGVPAIAVSQVCEDMCRSIVVDWNFELACKVILELVTRIENGSFPLAERKFLNVNIPPLKTKDCKGVKITKAGYRVYGNDAHRHTNPRGEEYYWIGLHPLSWKPSLDNSCDFEAIKNGYVSISPIMLDMTSHSDIKNLENWLEN